Within the Feifania hominis genome, the region GGTTGCCTCCCTCGTAGACCGTGTACTGGTCCTTTTCCTCCAGACGCTCACGCCAGAAGAGAGAGTCTCTCTCGGTGCCGTCGTCCACCACAGTCATGGGAATTTCCGGGTTGTCGGTTTTGACATTGAGCACAATGCTGTCCGGTTCGACATGCTTATAGCCCGAGGTGGAGTAGAGCGTGCCGCGAAATTCCTCACTGACGAGTTCAAAGGTGAAATCCTCCCGGCCAAAGGGCTCGATGCCAAGCAGCTCACAGAGCTTCACATAGCCGACATAGGCCCCCTGTTCGTTCCAGTGGTGGTCGGTGCGATAGTAGTACTGCCGCGCGCCGTCACTGAGCTCACCGAAGAGATCGCCGAGCTTCACGTCGTCCGACAGCTTCTGCCGGATAGTCTCGAGCGTAATGCTCTGGTCGTACTGCGGCGCAAAGGGCGGCTGAAGCTGCGGCAGCATCTGGGCCGCCGACGGCACAGGGATAAAGGCGACCTTTTTGCCGGTAGTCGCAGCGAGGAGATTGAGGCCCTCGATGTTTTTTTCAATGATCCCCTGGTCCGGCTCTTTGAGCGACTCGAAGAGAAAGCCCTCTCTGCCGAAGTACACGCCGTTGTTGTCGGTCTTCATCGACAGGCGCTGCAGATCCGCTTTCACACCGATAAAGAAATCGCGGCTTGGAAACTGGTCGGCGAGATAGCTCTCAAAGTCCTCGGCGAAGTCGCCGTCATAGAGCCGGCGCAGAGTGAATTTCGGCAACTGCTGGAGATTTCGGTTCTCCTCAGGCGAGAATGTGGCGTCCGGTGTCAGAACGTGAAACACAATGCCAAACAGGAGCATTGCCCCGAGTGCCACGGCCATGATGATCCGTTCGAGCGGAATTTTGTGATTCATGGTTGATCCTCCTTAGAAGCGGAAATACAAAAACGGGTTATACGTCGCATCCACAAGATACGATAGGCTGCAGAAGAGCGCCGCGGCGTAGAGCAGCCCGAGCGCGCAGCGCCCGGCGGTGCCGGCCGCACGCAGCCGCTCCATGAGTTTTGACGCAAGCGGCGTCGCGCAGATGCCGAAGAGCACCAGAAGCGGCAGATAGTTGACAAGGCTGTACAGACCCGACCGGTCGACCAGCGGTGCGCCGCCGAACATGGCCCCGAGATAGCCGCCGATTTTGCCGAGGTTCTCAAAGCTGAAGATCACCCAGCTGACCCCGATGAGAAACAGTGTGTAGAGATGGCGCAAAAAACCGGGCAGGCGTTCGAGCAGTTTTCCCAAAAAGAGCCTCTCCACTATGATGATGACGCCGAAGTAGGCGCCCCAGAGCACAAAGTTCCAGCTCGCGCCGTGCCACAGACCCGTGCAGAGCCAGACAATGGCCATGTTGCGAAGCGTCTTTGCCATTCCCTTTCGGTTTCCTCCAAGGGGAATGTAGACATACTCCCGAAACCAGGTTCCGAGTGTGATGTGCCAGCGGCGCCAGAATTCCGAAATGGATTTTGAGACATAGGGGTGGTCAAAATTCTCCGGAAAGTCAAAGCCGAACATGTGTCCAAGGCCGATTGCCATATCCGAGTAGCCGGAGAAGTCAAAGTAAATCTGAAACGCGAACGCGAACACACCGAGCCAGGCCGACAGCACCGACCAGCTCGAGGCGGCATAGACAGTATCCCAGAGCATGCCGACGTTGTTTGCAATGAGCACTTTCTTGAACAGACCCCTCAGAAAGCGCTCCACGCCGAGCAGAAACTGCGGCAAATTCTCCCGCCGGAACGTGAGCTTCTCGGCCACATCCTGGTAGCGGACAATGGGTCCCGCAATGAGCTGCGGAAACATGGCCACATAGGCTCCGAACGAGATGATGTTGCGCTGAACCGGCGCGTCGCCGCGGTAGACGTCAATGGTGTAGGACATGGTCTGAAACGTGTAAAACGAGATGCCGATGGGCAGCGGCAGATTCATCTGCGCAAGCGAGAGGCCAAATGCGGCGTTGAGCGTTCCAATGAGAAAGTCGGCGTATTTGAAAAAGCCGAGCAGCCCCAGATTGATGATGGCCGAAGAAGCCACAACCAGCTTTGCCAGGGTGCGCTTTCCCCGGTCGAGCGCCCGTCTGACGAGCAGACCGTGCACATAGTCCACCAGCGTGGAAAAGAGCATGAGTACGACGTAGACCGGCTCACCCCATGCGTAAAACACCAGGCTGAACACAAACAGAATGAAATTGCGCCCTCCTCGCGGGCACAGGTAATAGGCCGCCAGCACCAGCGGCAAAAAGCAGAACAGAAACAGAAGACTTGAAAAGACCATGTATCCCTCTCCTCAGGTATTGTGGCTCTGTGGCGATATAGAGTCAGTATATCACAGTGTTTTGTTTTCTTACACAGGCACGTTGCCTTTGGACGCAGCGCACAAAAAAAGGTTCCATCTTTCGGCAGCCTCGACAGCCGCCTTGTCCTTGATGTTGCATGTCCGTCATGTTAAAATTAATTTATCTGTCGAAACAGGCAGGAAGAGGGAGTCCGGCTGAATGCCGCACAACCTGCAGGCCCGCTTTGTCGGCACCCCGTCCGCTCCCACTGTGGGAGACGATTCTGATTATGGAGAGAGCCTACCGCCAGGAGGCCGGTTACCACTATGAGCAATGCACAGAGTGTCTTCAACATCATCGGGCCGGTGATGATCGGTCCATCCAGTTCCCACACCGCCGGCGCGGCGAGACTTGGAAAAATCGCGCGCGCCTTTCTCGGCTCAACGCCGCGCAGCGCCCGCATGGAGCTTCACGGCTCTTTCTGGCACACCCACGAGGGCCATGGAACTGACCTTGCCATTGTCGCAGGACTGCTCGGTTTTGACACCGACGACGAGCGCATCAAGCGCTCCTTTTCCATTGCCGCCGAACAGGGGCTGCACTTCTCTTTCGAGCCCGCCGACCTCGGCGACGTGCACCCAAATAGCGTGCGCTTTCATCTGCGCTCCGATGCGGATTCCATTGAGCTGACCGGCGCGTCGGTGGGCGGCGGCAACATTCTCGTCACCGAGGTCATGGGCTTTGAGACCAAGCTGACCGGCCGGAGCAACGCCCTGTTCACCATCCACGAAGACCGCCCCGGCGTCATCGCCTCGGTCGCACAGGTGGTCGCCCGCCATCGGATCAACATTGCATTTATGCGCGTCTCCCGACAGGATGAGGGAACTCTCGCCTGTATGATTCTCGAGAGCGACAGCGCCCTGCCGCCTCAGGCCGTACAGGAGATCGCGGCGCTCCCCCCCATCCGTGCGGCGCGTGTCATTGAGAAAGTGTAGGTGTGAAATGAAAGAGATTTCTCTTTGCGATATGGCTGCCCGCGCCGAGGCGCTTGGCATCTCTCTGGGAGAACTCGCGCTGCGCGACGAGGCGCAGCGCTCGGGCACCGACGCCGAACAGGTTCTCGAACAGATGACAGAGACCTGGGGCGTCATGCGCGAATCGGTTCGCGCCGGCCTTGAAAAGCCGCGCCGTTCACGCGGCGGCATGATCGGCGGCGAGGGCATTCTTCTGAAGACCTACCTTGGCCAGTCGCACAGCTACTGCGGGGAATCTGTGCTGGGCGCGGTGAGTGCTGCGCTCGCCGTCTCCTGCCAGAACGCCGCTATGGGCAAGATTGTCGCCGCTCCCACCGCCGGCGCGTCCGGCATCCTGCCGGGAGTTCTCACCATGATCGCCGAGCGCGATGGCAAGTCCGAGCGTGAGATCGCGCTCGCACTCTTCACCGCGGCGGCCGTGGGACTTGTCATCTCGGCAAACGCGAGCCTGTCGGGCGCGGCGGGCGGCTGTCAGGCCGAGTGCGGTTCCGGCGCCGCAATGGCCGCGGCCGCGGCCGTGGAGCTCGCCGGCGGCACCCCGCGGCAGGCCTGCCACGCGGTCGCCATGACTCTGAAAAACCAGATGGGCCTTGTCTGCGACCCGGTCGCAGGGCTCGTCGAGGTTCCCTGCGCCAAGAGAAACGCGGCCGGCGCGGCGTTGGCGCTCGTCTCGGCGGATATGGCGCTTGCGGGAATTGAGAGCGTCATTCCCGCCGACGAAGTCATCGTTGCCATGGGCAAGGTGGGCAGGGCTCTGCCGGAGAGTCTTCGCGAAACCTCCAAGGGTGGACTTGCCGCCACGCCAACCGGCCGGCAAATTGCGGACAGGCTGGGCGGAAATCTGTCAAAACTCTGAGAAAATTGGCGGCAAAGTGGGGCTGCCGCCCAAAAAACGCTCCCATTTCAAACAAATCGTATCATCGTATCGTCAAATAGGTGATTGCGGTGGGACAGAAAGGATTTCAACATGGCAAATCCCGCCTTTGAAACGCAAGAGGAGCTGCTGTGCTACCTCTATCAATATAAAGATGATTTTTATCGTCTTGCCTACGGCTATGTAAAAAACGAACAGGACGCGCTCGATGTGGTCTCCGACTCGCTGTACAAGGCGTCAAGCTACTTTCATACACTGCAGAACAAGAGCTATGCCAAGACCTGGTTTTACCGCATTGTCGTCAATACGTCGATCGATTTTCTCCGGCGCCGCAAGCGCTCAAATGTCGTCGACGAGGACATTGCCTCACTGCCCTACCACGACCCTGATTCCGTGGAGCTGGTCGATCTGCGAAACGGCATCGACCGGCTGGCGCCGAAGTTCAAAACGGTAATCATTCTGCGCTTTTTCGAGGACCTCAAACTCGAGGAAATTGCGCAGATTCAGCAGTGCAGCATCAACACTGTCAAATCCCGTCTCTACGCGGCACTTCGCAAGCTGAAACTCGATCTGACGGAGGACACTATGCAGGAGAACGGATCAAAATGAACCGAATGCAACGCCTGAAAGAAGAATACCGCTCCATCCGCGCCCCCGAGCGTCTGACAGAGGTCTTTGACGCCGCACGGGAGTGTGCGGCGTCATCCCCGTCGCGGGGATGGCACTTCGTGCGCTGGGCGGCCGCGGCCGTGTGCTGTCTGTTTCTCTGCTTTACGGTGGCGCTCAACCTCTTTCCCTCCTTTGCGGCGGCCCTCGACCAAAATGGAGCGTTTACGCCGCTGGTTCAGATTCTGACAATCTCCAAAACCAATATTGAAGAGGAAAGCAAGGGGGCAACCGTCGTGCAGGGCAGTGTGACCGGCCTTGCGGACGAGGCGCTCTCCGATCAGCTCAACAGCGAACTCGCCGGTATTTCAGACGGCGCCATCGAACAGGTGCAAACACTGCTCGCGGACGAGGCACCGCTGTTTGTAAACAGCACCTATGAGACCAAGTTTTCAAGTGACCGAATGCTCTCTTTTCTGGTCTATGTCGACTCCTCGAGCGCCTCGACGGAAAATCAGGTCTACTGCTACAACATTGACCTTGAGAAAAACGAAGTGCTCACGCTCAGCGATCTTCTCGCCGAGCAGCAGCCCGACTATATTGATACCATCAGCGCAGAAATCCGCGAGGAAATTCTCACCTCCCCCGAGTCGGATTTCTTCTACGATGAGAACGGCGCGCTGCTCTTTGAGACCATCGAGGCAGATCAGAGCTACTACATCAATACGGATGAGCAGCTTGTCATCGTATTCGACCAGTTTGCAATCGCTCCCGGTTCCATGGGAACACCCGAGTTCATCGTGGACAGTGTCAGTGTTGCCCCTCTTTTGGAACCATAGGTAAGCATAAAGAAAAAGCCGAATGACTTCGGCTTTTTTTAAACCTTTCTCCTGCGAATTTTGTCTAAAAGAATAGTGAAAAAACACTGTTTTTATGCTAGACTGTACTTGGGAAGTACAAACGTCAATGTGAGGTATTGCAAATGTCCCTGCGCTATATCAGTGTAACGAAAATATTGGTTGTAACTCTGCTCGTGTTTGCTCTTGCTGTCGGGTCGGTTGTGGGGCTGCGCTTTCTGCACAGCAACGCTCTCGCCCTCGAACCCGAGCAGCCTCAGCAGGACGGCCGCATGGTGGAGCAGCTCGATGGCACGCTCTACCGATACATCGATGAACAGAGCGGCTATCTGATCAATCTTTCCTATCCCGTGCTCGGTGTGGAGGAGGTTGACAGCGTAATCAGCCGTCGGGTCTTTGACACGATAAATTCTTTTGTCTCCTACGCGGCGGAAAATCCTCCGAAAGGAGATCAGACCCGCCCGGTTCTCACTCTGTCGCACTCCATGCACGAGGATGACTATGTCGTCTACTTTGACTTCACCACTCAGCTCACCCGCACCGGCAGCACAGACATTGAGGAGGGGCATTTCACCCTTGTCTTTCCGCCGTCTCTCGTCCATCCCGAACCCGAACCCGAGCCGGAACCTGAGCCGCAGCCGGAGAAGACCTGGCCCGACCCGTCAAAGCCGATGGTTGCCCTCACCTTTGACGACGGACCGAACGCTACATACACCGCCGCGATCCTCGACGCCCTCAAGGAGTATGGCGGCCACGCAACTTTCTTCGTCGTGGGGACCCGGCTCGGCGGCGAAAAGAATCAGGCAGTGCTCAGGCGCATCGTGGACGAGGGCAGTGAAATCGGCAATCATACCCAGAGCCACAAGAACCTCGCCAAGTCATCTGTGGATACGATTCGCGATCAGATTCAATACGTCAATGACAGAGTGACCGAGATCACAGGTGTCACACCGACGTGGCTGCGCCCGCCCTATGGGGCAAAGAACTCGCAGCTCAGCCAGGTCGCAGGTATGCCCTTTGCCATGTGGTCGATTGACACGCTCGACTGGAAGACCAAAGATGCCGACAAGACCTATTCCACCACCATGAACAGCGTCAAAGACGGCAGCATTGTCCTCATGCACGACATCCACAAGACGACCATTCCCGCCGCCGTCAAGCTCATACGCGACTTGAACGCAAAGGGATACCAGCTTGTCACCGTCAGCGAGCTCTACGAGGCGCGCGGCATTGACCCGGTTGACGGCAAGTCCTATTTCAGCGCCTACAAGTAATGCGGCTAGCCGGATGTAAAATTTCGTTGTCGCGTGCAGATCCACTGTTTTCCAAGCGCACCCCATATGGGGTGCGCTTTTCCCTTTGTATGGGCAGCAGCCGTTTTCCCACCGAGCGCCGCCTGTCAAAACTTTACCGCCGATGGGCAACTGCCGGACGCTGCGCATAGAATAGAGGGGGCCGGTGCAGGACTGCGGCCCTCTGCTCACATTTTTGAAAGGACAATTTTATGGATATCACAAAAGGCTTTTCTCCCACGCGGCAGTACACCTCCATCACACCGCGCGAGGTCCATGAGCTCATGGCAACGGGTTGTGACTGTACACTGCTCGATGTGCGAACGCCCGACGAATATGAGCAGTATCACATCGCGGGCAGCGTCTCGCTGCCCGACTACGAGCTCATCGCCGGCAACATTCCGCTCAAAAAGACCTCCCCGGTCGTCGTCTACTGTCAGAGCGGCGCGCGAAGCTACACCGCCTGCCTGAGGCTTCTGCGGCTCGGCTTCTGTAAAGTTTACGACATGGGCGCCATCACCCGGTGGCCCTACGGCTTTGAATAGATAAAATGCGTCTCATATCGCACAAAGCGACAGTTGTTTTTTAAAAAGCGTATACAAGACAGCGAAAATCCTTTATAATGGTGTGTGGCCTATTTGGCAGGAACTCGAAAACAAAGGAGATTGACCATTTTGATCAGAGAAGATTTGCGCAACATCGCAATCATCGCACACGTCGACCACGGCAAGACTACGCTGGTTGACGAGATGCTCAAGCAGGGGGGCGCTTTCCGCGAACACCAGGTCGTGGAGGAGCGCGTCATGGACAGCAACGATCTTGAGCGCGAGCGCGGCATCACCATACTCGCCAAAAATACCGCCGCCTCCTACAACGGCGTCAAGATCAACATTGTCGACACTCCCGGCCACGCCGATTTCGGCGGCGAGGTGGAGCGCGTGCTCAAAATGGTCAACGGCGTGCTGCTACTTGTCGATGCCTTTGAGGGTCCCATGCCCCAGACGCGCTTTGTTCTCTCAAAGGCGCTCGAACTCGGGCATCGCATCATCATCGTCGTCAACAAAATCGACAAGGACGGCGCGCGCCCCTACGAGGTGGGCGAGGAAGTCCTCGAGCTTCTGCTCGATCTCGATGCGAGCGAGGAACAGCTCGACAGTCCGGTTGTCTTCTGCTCAGGGCGCGACGGCACCGCCTCCCTCTCCCCCGACATCAAGGGCACCGACCTCGATCCCCTGTTCAAATCCATCCTCGATTACATTCCGGCGCCCGAGGGCGACCCCGACGCGCCGTTTCAGATGCTGGTCTCCTCCATCGACTACAACGAGTATGTCGGGCGCATAGCCATCGGGCGCATCGAGCGCGGTACGGTGCGCCAGAATCAGGAGGTCACCATCGTTCAGTACCACGATCACAACAAGACCTATAAGGGCAAGGTGACCAATCTCTATCAGATTGAGGGGCTCGACCGCCGGCCGGTCTCCACAGCTTCCATCGGCGATATCGTCTGCATCTCCGGCCTTGAGGAAATCACCATCGGCGACACCATCTGCTCGCCGGAGGATGCGACGCCCCTGCCCTTTGTCAAGATCTCCGAGCCCACCGTCGAGATGACTTTCTCGGTCAACGACAGCCCCTTTGCGGGACGCGAGGGCAAATTTGTCACCAGCCGCCATCTGCGCGACCGGCTCTTCCGCGAGCTGCTCAAGGACGTATCGCTGCGCGTCAGCGAGACCGATTCCACCGACAGTTTCCGCGTGTGCGGGCGCGGCGAGATGCACCTGTCCATTCTCATTGAGACCATGCGCCGCGAGGGCTATGAATTTCAGGTCAGCACACCGAAAGTCCTCTTCAAGGAGATCGACGGCGTCAAATGTGAGCCAATCGAACGCCTTGTCATCGACGTACCGGAGGACTGTGTCGGCTCCGTCATGGAGAAGATGGGCAACCGCAAGGGCGAGCTCATTGAGATGCACCCGCAGGGAAGCCGCATGAAACTTGAATTTCTCATCCCCTCGCGCGGGCTCTTCGGCTATCGCAGCGAGTTTATGACCGACACCAAGGGCGAGGGCATCATGAACACCATCTTCGACAGCTACCAGCCCTACAAGGGCGATATTGTGCAGCGCGCCTACGGGTCGCTGATCGCCTTTGAGTCGGGCGAGTCGATCACCTACGGCCTCTACAACGCCCAGGAGCGCGGCACCCTCTTCATCGGCGCCGGCGTTCCGGTCTACGAGGGCATGGTCGTCGGCATGTCCCCGAAATCGGAGGATATTGCGCTGAACGTCTGCAAGAAAAAGCAGCTGACCAACACCCGCGCCAGCGGCTCGGACGATGCGCTTCGTCTCATTCCGCCGAAGATCATGAGCCTTGAGCAGTGCCTTGAATTCATCACGGACGACGAGCTGCTCGAGGTCACGCCAAAGAGCCTTAGAATCCGCAAGCGGATTTTAAACAACGCCCTTCGCATGAAAGCAAAGAGCAAATAGATCAAAAGAGGCGCGCCGTCCGGCGCGCCTCTTTTGATCACTGTTCCTCACCCGTGCAAAGACCCGACGCAATCCGCCTGAGCGCGGCCGACAGGCTGCAAAGCTCCAGTATGAGCGCGCCGCGCGCCTGCTGCTCCGGCAGCCCGCTCACCCGGTGCGCCATCTGCTCGACGAGCTGCTGCGTCTCGTCGCGCGAGGCTGCCTTGTGCTCAAGGTAGGTGTTGTACATGCTGGAAAGCTCTTCCCTGCGGTCGTTTTTCTCATAGCCGCCCTCGCCATACAGCTCCTGCATGAACTGCTTGATCTCGCCGATCGAGAGCGTCTGCTTGAGATTGTAAATCACGAGCATCTGCAAAATCTGTTCGCGGGTGTACTTCTTGCCCCGAATCGGCTTGATCAGACCGTCTTTGCTGTAGTTGTTGATCATGGTCTTGGTGAGCACTCTGCCGTCCGCGGCGGGGGCTCGCCTTATTTTTTCGTCAAAAAGGGTGATGATCTGATCCATATAGAGGTCGAGATTGGGAATATCCTCCACTCTCATGTCTTCATCTGACAGAACGCTGCTCACAATTTGGTCCAGCGCCTCGTTTGAAATTGCCATGTTTCGCCCTCCAAATCCGCTACAATAAAGCTTGTCCCCATCAGTCTAACCGATTCTCTTCTAAAAATCAAGAAAATGTCTTTTCTTTTATTGCAAGTTGTGATAAAATAATCATATAATATAGTAATAAAAACTACATTTAGTTGTGAGGTCACTTTATCATGAAACAATTCTGGAATGGCGCGCGGGAGCCGCTGAGTTTTCAAACCCACTTTGTCGGCGCCTTTGTCTGTCTGCTGGGCACCATACTGCTGATTGCAAAGTCCCTGCGCGCCGTGCCCTACTCGCTGCTCAACACTGTGTCGGTGACTATTTTCGGCATCTCCATGATCGCGCTCTACTCGGCGAGTGCCGCGCACCACTACTGCAACGGCAGCGACCGGACAAAGCTCATCTTTCGCAAGCTCGACCACTCGATGATCTATGTTCTCATTGCCGGCACCTACACGCCTTTCTGTCTGAGTCTTCTGCCCCACCCCAAGGGAATCTACTTCACCATCTATGTCTGGGCCTTTGCCCTGATCGGCATCATCGTCAAATGCTGCTGGTTCAACGCGCCGCGATGGCTCTACACGTCGATTTATATCATCATGGGGTGGACGGCGCTGCTCGATCTGCCCGCCTTTTCCAGGATCAATCCCACCGCATTTTTCCTGGTTTTGCTCGGCGGGGTTATCTACACGGTCGGAGGGGTCATGTACGCCCTCAAAAAGCCTAATTTTTTCGCCAAATTTGGGTTTCACGAGCTCTTTCATGTGTTGATTATTCTGGCGACTCTGTGCCACTTTTTTGCCGTCTATTACTTCGTCGCTTGACAGCCACGCGCCCCTGCGATACCATAGCTACATCAACAGAATAAAGGAGCGTTACCCATGGTTCGTCACATTGTCTTCTGGAACATCAAAGCGGATGCCGAGGGAGGCCGTGAGCACTGCTGCAAGCTCATCAAGCAAAAGCTCGAGGCTCTTGTCGGCGTCGTGCCCGGTCTCTTGAAGCTCGAGGTCGGCATCAACTACAACCCTGCCGGCCACGACCTGTGTCTGCTGTCGGAGCTTACGGACAGAGAGGCACTCGACGGCTATCAGAATCATCCCGCCCACCTCGAGGCCGCCGGCTATGTACGAAGCGTCACCGAGGGCCGCGCAGTCTGTGACTGTGAGTTTTAATCCAAAGAGAAAAGCGCGCCGCAAAAGCGGCGCGCTTTTTTTCTATTCTCCGTGAACCCAGCCGCGAATTGCCCGGTAGAGCGAGCGGTACCGCTCGGCGAGCGCAAGGTAGCGCGTGTGGTTCTGCGCATTTGGCTGCACGGTTTTCTGCGTGCGCACCATCGCTGCCGCCGCCTGCGGCAGCGTGTCGTACATCCCCGCGGCCCGCGCGGCACAGATGCCGCACCCGAGCGCGACTGAGTAGTCGCAGGTGACGAGAAACGGCACGCCCGAGACATCCGCGTGAATCTGCAAAAAGATGTCCGATCGCGTCGTTCCGCCCGAGATGCACACGGCGTTGAGCGGAAAGCCCTTTTCGGTGAACGCCCGCAGCAGATCGTCCGTGCCGTAGGCCACGCCCTCCATCACGGCGCGGAAGACCGCCTCGCGCGGCGTGTTCATGGACAGGCCGTAAATCAGCCCGCGCACATCGGGATCGTTGTGCGGCACACGGTTGCCCTGCCAGTAGTCGAGAACGGTCAGTCCTCCGCTGCCCGGCGGCACCTGCGCCGCAAGCCGGTCCAACTCGCGGAAAGCGTCGTCGCCGAGGTCGCGGCAGAATTCACGCTTGAACCAGCGCAGAATCGAGCCGGTCGAGACCTGGCCGCGAAAGCTGGTGTAGTACCCATCAACGAGAAAGTCGGGCCCGAGGTTGATCTCGTCTCCCCGGCCGAACATGGGCTCCTGCGTGACAGCCATCGCGAGGTTGGAGGAGCCCGTCATCAGCGCGACCGGTCCCGGCGCCGCAACACCCATACCGAGCATGCCGATGGAGGAGTCGATCCCCCCCTGCACCACCATCACATCTGTGTCGAGACCGAGCTCCTGCGCGGCCTCGGGCGAGAGCATACCGACTCTCTCACCTGCGCTCACCGCCCGGGAGGGCAGTTTCGGCAGAACTGCTCCCAGTCCCACTGTCCGGTAGAAGTCCCGCTCAAAATCGCCTTTTCTCTTGTTGTAGCCCCAGTTGCAGGCTGTGTTCACCGAGAAACACCACTCGCCCGTCAGGCGGTGGTTGAGATAGTCCTGGTACTCGCACAGGACGTCGGCCCTCTCACAGAGCTCCGGCCGGTTTCGCAGCAGCCACAGCGCCTTGCATACGAA harbors:
- the trhA gene encoding PAQR family membrane homeostasis protein TrhA, which encodes MKQFWNGAREPLSFQTHFVGAFVCLLGTILLIAKSLRAVPYSLLNTVSVTIFGISMIALYSASAAHHYCNGSDRTKLIFRKLDHSMIYVLIAGTYTPFCLSLLPHPKGIYFTIYVWAFALIGIIVKCCWFNAPRWLYTSIYIIMGWTALLDLPAFSRINPTAFFLVLLGGVIYTVGGVMYALKKPNFFAKFGFHELFHVLIILATLCHFFAVYYFVA
- a CDS encoding Dabb family protein, with translation MVRHIVFWNIKADAEGGREHCCKLIKQKLEALVGVVPGLLKLEVGINYNPAGHDLCLLSELTDREALDGYQNHPAHLEAAGYVRSVTEGRAVCDCEF
- a CDS encoding FGGY-family carbohydrate kinase, with the translated sequence MRDLVIGIDGGTGGVRAYVFDAHGQVLGHGDAPYETQYPASGWAQQRPDDWWQAVCSGVRAAMEQAAVAPQRIAALCAATTSCTVLACAKSGEALDDAILWMDVRASKEAADIEALTGQTLSAELFVCKALWLLRNRPELCERADVLCEYQDYLNHRLTGEWCFSVNTACNWGYNKRKGDFERDFYRTVGLGAVLPKLPSRAVSAGERVGMLSPEAAQELGLDTDVMVVQGGIDSSIGMLGMGVAAPGPVALMTGSSNLAMAVTQEPMFGRGDEINLGPDFLVDGYYTSFRGQVSTGSILRWFKREFCRDLGDDAFRELDRLAAQVPPGSGGLTVLDYWQGNRVPHNDPDVRGLIYGLSMNTPREAVFRAVMEGVAYGTDDLLRAFTEKGFPLNAVCISGGTTRSDIFLQIHADVSGVPFLVTCDYSVALGCGICAARAAGMYDTLPQAAAAMVRTQKTVQPNAQNHTRYLALAERYRSLYRAIRGWVHGE